Sequence from the Prunus persica cultivar Lovell chromosome G5, Prunus_persica_NCBIv2, whole genome shotgun sequence genome:
GTTTTCTCTTTCGGAATCTTATTgctttctcagcaaccaagcAGTATTATTGGTGTATTTTGAACTTCGTTTGTACCTATTATTGCAAACTCCGTCTCATCTTATGATGTTTAAATACgaaaccttttttttcatGATTGGTTGGTTGATATAAGCAtctaggaattttttttttcagttgttTTTGCTGTCAATTTTTATGTGTAGACTTCTTGTTATGTTTAAATCAGATGGCGACTAAACCACTTACAACTGAAACAATTGCTCTGACTGAGAAGAAGATGGACATGACATTAGGTATTCTTTTAAACCCCCGcctgttgtgtttttttaattatctttCATTGTATTCTTTAGCCTTGATTTGCTAACGTGTGATAATGTGTGATATATAGATGACATTATTAAAATGTCGAAAGTTGCTCCAAAGGGTAAGAAGCAGCAGCGAAGGGCTTCGGTAAGTTCctttatttctctctttttcatattttaagaGAAAACAACTGTTACTGAAATATTCTCGTAGCACAAAATTGTTGAATAGTATCAAATGTCTCTCCCTCTGCAGAATAAAGCCcagaattttgtaaaaggtgCTGCTCAAGATAAACCAGCAAAGCTGCGGCGCTTTATGGACGCAAGATCTTCCATTAGACAGGTACGTGAATGATATTGCTGAGttgaattctatttttaattattttgtgcattGTTACTAACATATTGTCTCGTTATTTGGTTCCAATATGTTAATCAGGGGGTTCTAGCTCAGAGAAGGTCAAATTTCCAGGGGAACCAATTTCCCATTGCAGCTGAGGCTGCACGAAAGGCAGCAGTTGCTCCTCTTCGCAATAGAGCTTTTAATCGTAACCGGGTACCTAACTGGAAAGCAAGGTATTAACTTCTAGTTTTGGAAACTTGCAATGCGTTTTGGTTTTTAGTTCTTAATTGGTGGCGGCTCCCAATAATTGGTACCTAATTGTattgattgtgaatttacttTATTACAGGTAAATATTGGTGCTTCTATATTAGTGATGACCTTCTGCCATTTGCTTCGGATAAAACATTTCAACTCCCATAATTGTGGAACACCtgcatatattttgtttattcgGCAAGAAGTCAATTTGGGAGTGTTTCAAAGTGTTGATTGTTTCTGTAGATGCTATCCAGAATAGATATCTGCATTATAAATTCTCAATTTGCGATCTGCAAAGTTACCATATGTTGAGTGGTGCATATCTCAAATCATTATGGACATTCTTACAACTGGAGATTTGTGGGGTTGAGTTCACTGGTCGGTAATGGGATCACAAGACTTGGGCAGGGATAAGATTTGCAAGATACAGAAAAAAGTGAAATCAGTTTGATTACTTGAAGTATGTAGCATGTAGCTTGAGCATTATGTAATGTTGGATAGAGCATGTACTGAGGGCTAGTAACTGTTATGCATTCTAAGTGGCTCAGTGTTTGATAGGATTAACTTGTTGACGTGTTCTTCTATGTTGAGTGGGTGTTACTGTAGTTTCCCTAACGGGTTTGGAAGTTAGCACATGTTCCTTGGCTTTGAATTCAAGATATCACCATCTCCAGTTTTTCAGTTCATTCTGAATATGCTGGCTTTCTGCAAGTTATTAAATCACTAGTACTTCAGATGTGATTTATAGGTCCAGCTTATTGACATGTTTTTCTATGTCGAGTGGGTATTACTGTAGTTTCCCTAAAGAGTTTGGAAGTTGGCACATGTTCCCTGGTTTTGAATTCAAGATATTACTATCTCCTGTTTTTCAGTTCATGCTGAATATACTGGCGTTTCTGCAAGCTTTTAAATCACTAGTCCTGGCATGTGATAGGTCCATCTATTCTACCCATTTTGctttaatattttctcttcAGTTGACCTTGCAAATACGTATTAACAATGTCTATGATCTGGGAGGCAACATTGGAGAGTCCTTCTCCTTTGTGATGAGCCATAGGGTTTTCGGGAAGCTTCTGTCTCATGGAACGTTTCACTTTTTCTAGTTTATGCTGACTGATACTTACACCTTCCTCCTCTTTGTTTCCTGGGGTATTTATTGCCTGCTGAATGGATGGTTGAGTCTCCTCTGCTTTAAGGTGCAATGGGTTGGAATTGAAGTGGATAATTGCACAACCAAACATCAGTTGCAGATTACAAAAGAACAAACTAAGCAACAGTTGTGTTTCAGGTTTTTTGTGTATAGAAATTTTGTTAAATGGGATAACAGAAGGGGATTAATATTCAGTTGATGATTGTCGAGTAGGGGCCAAGCCTTCTGCCCCTTTGTTGTTTTCCAATTCTTTTAGTGGTTGGAAGCTGTGTCCTGTAGTATGTTTTGTGGTCTACAAGTGGTTGGAGAACCATAACTTGTCGTTCAACAGAAGCTCCAGTGGCTTCCACTCTCGATGTGTTCGCCTGCTTAAAGCTGGGATCAGAAATTCCTTGGGGAAGGCATTTTACCCATTTGACGAATGGGATGTTCATTTAGTTTAATGGCAAATGAACCCCTGTTGTGATTCATCAATTCTGCTGCCATGTGAAGGTGTTTTGATGAGGGTTTCTGTGAGGAATATGTTTGCTTGGTGAGGCTTGAATTCAGATGAAGGTTTGTGGTTAGAAGTACCTTTTGCAGACTAAAAAGGAGCCACACTGCTGAGAGAACATCATTTTCCTACAACTGTTTTTTCCTCTAATGGTTTGTCGCATTAATTGGATATGTTTAGAATTGTGATGGTAAGGCACTTTAACCTCTCATCCAGTCGAATGCATATCTGCTCGTGATCCCCTTGCAATTACTTGGTGTTGGTGTAGGCGTATTGATAGCCATCATCTCTGTTGTCTAAGTTAGCTAGCTTTTTTAAGGCACATGGTATTCAATTCTTCAAccattttttctatttctggATGCAGGGTTGGTGCTCCAATTCTTCAGAGAAGGGCTGGAAATGTTGGCTACGGTACTAAGGTATTCTTTCTTACTTAATGGTGACctttagatttttttcccttcaacaTTATCGAGTGTCAGTGGCTTGTGTGGTTGAAGAGTCCTGGTGGTTAATGATTGGCTTTCTTTGGTCATGGTTGAGTAATCTTTAATGAGTGTGAGTTGAATAGTCCTGATGGTATatgatttctttgtttggtcAATGACATTGTGGTTTCTAAAAACTTGTTCATTGGGTGTAGCAATCCACCAATTTGGTGGAAACTTTAAGATTCTTTGGAGTATAAGGAACCAAATTGTAGTTTTTGTTTACACTCTGGATATTACACTTTGGAGTTCCTTTCATATATGTTCTTTGTGAAAGTAAATCATTGTGAGAAAAGAAATTGATTTTGACCGGTATTATTAGTGGTTCATCTGGAATCTGAATAGATGCCATTTGATCTCTGTTGCTTATGAAGTTGGTGTTTGGTGTGCAGCTGCCACTTCcgcaacagcagcagcagcagcttcgGCAGCAAGAGAATGCACTTCCTAAGCAGAGGCCTCAAACACTCGATTTGCTCTTTGCAAACATGAAGGAGCAAAGGATGAGGGCCCAACCACGCCAGAACAATGCCGTACCCCGCAACATTAGGGGTGTCCAGCAGAGGCCCCCTTGGGGAAGAGGCGGACGATTTGGCAACTGATTCATACACATAATGTGCCAGCTAGAAagggtttttcttcttttttttccttggttCAAGAAGACAAGTGCTGGAATTGAATGTCTACTTTGTCTAGATCCCAATGTGTAGCTGATGAGGGTTCATATCCAAAATATATTGTGGCCGTCCAACTTTTGTTGCCTTTATTTGTCCATTTTTATGACTTTGGAAGACTTTGTTTTCGAtcttgtttcattcactgtcacaatgtgtatatatatggtaGCAGTCGCTTCTGTTATGGACAACTGTGTAATTCATGCTTTCAAATACCATTTTTTCTTGGTATAATCcatgtttttatgattttctgaTGTCTCTTTCACCCTTAACATTTTGTTATCCTGTTCGATTGTGCTGTTGTTTCATGTTATCCGTTCGATTGTGCCAATGTTTCTTTTGGTGCAATTCACGTTTGAATTTCTGGTCTCTGAAAGTAGGTAAGTTCTTCGAGTGTTCTCCAATGTTCGACAAGGTTTAAGTAACCGAAAAATATTGTTCTTAGAATGCTAGCGTAATATGATTTTAATCTGAGCTTCCTTCTATATTCAAATGCTCAACAGTTGATATTTCCATAAGCAAACTAGATTATAAATTGGTATCAGATTTGACTGTTTAACTGCCAGAAAGTGACATTCCGTTCTTAACTGACAAGAGGATGAATGGAACGCAGATTTGACTGTATAACTGCCAGAAACCTCCCATGAGCTCTCAAAATCAACGTGGACGGTGCATGGAACGCAGCCACCAAATCAGGTGGGGTTGGAGTGGTGGTTCGTGATTCAACAGGGGCCTTCATTGCATGAAGGGCACGGAAGTTTGATAATGTTTTTTCATCTTTACAAAGTGAGGCCTTGGCAGCACGAGAAGGTGTGGTTTTGGCGATCGAAAGGGGTTTAGCTAATATCTGTTTTGAGAGTGATTCTTTCCAAATCGTTACGGCATTTGGATGCTCATCTTTGGATAGATCTTTCATCGGCCCTATCTTAGAAGACTAAGTTTTTGTTGTTACAAATCACTGGAGAAGGCTTTACCCATGTCCGTCGGAATGCAAATGAGGCTGCTCACCGCATTGCTCGCTTTGCTTTACACCTTGGAACACTCATCTCTTGGTTCGAGGAACTTCCAGACTTTCTAGTTGATGTTTTATTGAGGATTGTAACAAGTAGTTTTTACGGGTATGTTCCTAGGGGTAccagggggggggg
This genomic interval carries:
- the LOC18776391 gene encoding uncharacterized protein LOC18776391 gives rise to the protein MATKPLTTETIALTEKKMDMTLDDIIKMSKVAPKGKKQQRRASNKAQNFVKGAAQDKPAKLRRFMDARSSIRQGVLAQRRSNFQGNQFPIAAEAARKAAVAPLRNRAFNRNRVPNWKARVGAPILQRRAGNVGYGTKLPLPQQQQQQLRQQENALPKQRPQTLDLLFANMKEQRMRAQPRQNNAVPRNIRGVQQRPPWGRGGRFGN